GCTCAATTTCGGGAAGTATAAAATTCCTGTCAAATTGAACGGGTAATCCACGTTTAAGTGAATGTGGAACAACGGCTCTTCAAATGTAGCCGGATACAACTCTCTGTAGAAATTCTTGTAATCATCCGCTTCCAAATCAGCAGGCTTCTTCGTCCATGCCGGAGTTGGGTTGTTGATGATGTTATCTACTTGTCTTTGTAATTGTTTTACATTACCGTTTTCATCTTTCTCACCACTTGGATCGTCATAAGACTCACTCTTTGTTCCGAATTTGATTTCAATTGGCAAGAATTTACAGTATTTGTTTAAGATGCCGCCAATTCTGCTTTCTTCCAAAAACTCTAAAGAATCATCATCCAGGTGTAAAACGATATCCGTACCACGATTTTCTTTCGTGATCTTTTTCATGTTGTACTCCGGATCTCCATTACAAGTCCATTGTACCGCATCCGCATCTTTATATGATTTGGTGTTTACCTCTACTTCTTTAGCCACCATAAACGCAGAATAGAAACCCAATCCGAAGTGACCAATAATTCCCGCTTCTTTACCTTCTTTCTCGTATTTTTCTAAGAATTCTTCCGCACCGGAAAAAGCCATTTGGTTTAAGTACTTCTTGGTCTCCTCTTCCGTCATCCCGATACCATTATCCGAAATGGTTAATGTTTTGGCATCGTTATCAATCTTCACTTCAACTCTAAGGTCATCAACATCACCTGAAAATTCGCCTGCTTGTTTTAATGCTTTTAATTTTAATGAAGCATCAATTGCATTTGAAACCAATTCACGTAAAAATATCTCGTGATCAGAATATAAAAACTTCTTTATTACAGGAAATATGTTTCCCGATTCTACTTTTATTTTTCCTTTCGCCATTTTAGTAATTTTATATGATGGCGCCCTTTTCAATTGATATACCAAACCGTAAATGCTGACAGGGTGTCGCGATATTTCAAAAATCGCTTTTTAACACGAGGTTTTAATGACATTAAAACTGCAATTCTGACAACTATTGATCTGACGCAGTACATTGCCTGTGCTTTAAAATTTGTTAAATTCGCGCAACAGAAAAACTAATTAATTACGAAAATTATGAAACTAACAAAATGGATGTCTTTTCTTTTTATAGCTGGAGTCATTGCTTCCTGTTATCCTGAGAAAGATAGAACGATTGAAGATTTTGATTTAGTAGGGACCCGATTTGCCGACAATGTGAATTTTGATGACTACAAAACCTATCACCTGTATGATTCTGTAGTGATCGTTTACGATACCACTGAAGAAAAACCAGATTACCCAAAAGAAGAAGCGGATATTATTATCAGCGGAATCAGACAAAATATGATGAACTACGGATGGGTGGAAGTTGCACAAGGTGACACTCCTGATGTGTATTTAGAAGCAGCTGTTTGGACCAATAAAATTGTAGGTGCTTCATATTACCCGGGATGGGGTTATCCTGGATGGGGATGGAACCCATGGTGGGGATATCCTGGATGGGGTGTTTCATACTACTCGTACACAACAGGTACAGTATTGATGTCTATGATGGACGTGAAAAACTATGATTATTCTGACAAGCCTG
This genomic interval from bacterium SCSIO 12643 contains the following:
- a CDS encoding DUF4136 domain-containing protein, with the protein product MKLTKWMSFLFIAGVIASCYPEKDRTIEDFDLVGTRFADNVNFDDYKTYHLYDSVVIVYDTTEEKPDYPKEEADIIISGIRQNMMNYGWVEVAQGDTPDVYLEAAVWTNKIVGASYYPGWGYPGWGWNPWWGYPGWGVSYYSYTTGTVLMSMMDVKNYDYSDKPAQVIWTGGLNGLVSSSNNNNLSRIEYSVNQAFTQSAYLNKK